Proteins co-encoded in one Cricetulus griseus strain 17A/GY chromosome 1 unlocalized genomic scaffold, alternate assembly CriGri-PICRH-1.0 chr1_1, whole genome shotgun sequence genomic window:
- the Enpp4 gene encoding bis(5'-adenosyl)-triphosphatase ENPP4 — protein sequence MKLLVILLFLGLLTGCSGNSNYSLTPQLLLVSFDGFRADYLKNYDLPHLQNFIKEGVLVEHITNVFITKTFPNHYSIVTGLYEESHGIVANTMYDDITKKHFSESDDKDSFWWNGAVPIWVTNQLQENRSSAAAMWPGTDVLIHNITPSYFMNYSSSVPFEERLNNVTTWLSSSNPPVTFATLYWEEPDASGHTYGPEDKENMSRVLKEIDDLIGDLVQKLKVLGMWENLNVIITSDHGMTQCSENRVIHLDSCIDRSNYSIIDLTPVAAILPKTNITEVYDKLKHCNHHMNVYLKEDIPNRFYYRHNDRIQPIILVADEGWTIALNKSSLKLGDHGYDNSLPSMHPFLAAHGPAFRRGYRQSTINTVDIYPMMCHILGLKPQPNNGTFSHAKCLLVDQWCINLPEVIGIVISALLLLTILTGLIICMQSRASASRPFSRLQLQEDDDDPLIG from the exons ATGAAGTTATTAGTAATACTTTTATTTCTGGGACTTCTCACTGGTTGTAGTGGTAACTCTAACTATAGCTTGACACCTCAGTTACTTCTGGTATCCTTTGATGGCTTTAGGGCTGACTACCTGAAGAACTATGACCTTCCTCATCTCCAGAACTTTATCAAAGAAGGTGTCTTGGTGGAACATATTACCAACGTTTTTATCACAAAAACTTTTCCAAACCACTACAGCATCGTGACAGGCTTATATGAGGAAAGCCATGGCATTGTGGCCAACACCATGTATGATGATATCACAAAGAAACATTTTTCTGAATCTGATGATAAGGATTCATTTTGGTGGAATGGGGCAGTGCCTATTTGGGTGACCAATCAGCTTCAAGAAAACAGATCAAGTGCTGCTGCTATGTGGCCTGGTACTGATGTGCTCATTCACAACATTACACCTTCCTATTTTATGAATTACAGCAGCTCGGTGCCCTTTGAGGAGAGACTAAATAATGTTACCACATGGCTCAGTAGTTCCAACCCACCAGTCACCTTTGCAACGCTGTATTGGGAAGAACCAGATGCAAGTGGCCACACATATGGGcctgaagacaaagaaaacatgagCAGGGTATTGAAAGAAATAGATGACCTTATTGGTGATCTTGTACAAAAGCTCAAGGTGTTAGGAATGTGGGAAAACCTTAATGTGATCATTACAAGTGACCATGGGATGACCCAGTGTTCTGAAAACAGAGTGATACATTTGGATTCCTGCATTGACCGTTCAAACTACAGTATTATAGACTTAACCCCTGTGGCTGCAATTCTTCCCAAAACAA ACATAACAGAGGTTTATGACAAATTGAAACACTGTAACCATCACATGAATGTTTATCTCAAAGAAGATATTCCTAACAGATTTTACTATCGACATAATGATCGAATTCAGCCTATTATTTTGGTTGCTGATGAAGGCTGGACAATTGCACTAAATAAGTCATCATTAAAGT TAGGTGACCATGGCTATGACAACTCCCTGCCTTCAATGCATCCATTTCTTGCTGCCCATGGCCCTGCTTTTAGAAGAGGCTACAGGCAGAGCACCATTAACACTGTGGATATTTATCCAATGATGTGCCACATCCTGGGACTAAAACCACAACCCAATAATGGAACGTTCAGCCATGCCAAGTGCTTGCTAGTGGACCAGTGGTGCATCAATCTCCCTGAGGTCATCGGAATTGTCATCAGTGCACTGTTGCTGTTAACCATACTCACAGGCCTCATAATCTGCATGCAGAGCAGAGCATCTGCCTCCCGCCCGTTCTCCCGCCTCCAGCTGCAGGAAGATGATGACGATCCTTTAATTGGGTAA